The Nakaseomyces glabratus chromosome B, complete sequence genome includes the window TTGGAATCTGATGGCCTCAGCAGCACCAGCCATGACAGCTGGAGGCAAGGTAGTGGTGAAGATGAAACCTGGGGCGTAAGATCTAACCCAGTCGATTAGCTTGCTCGAAGCAGCGACGTAACCACCAACAGTACCGAAGGACTTACCCAAAGTACCGGTAATCATATCAACACGGTCCATGACTGTTCTGAGTCTACCGTTGTCACCTTGTGGTGGAGTGGCGATACCTGCAACACGGTGGGCTTCGAAGTCACAATGCTCAGCGACACCGGCACCATGTGGACCGTATAGACCGACGGCATGCACTTCATCTAGGAAAGTTAGCGCACCGTATTTCTCAGCTAAGTCACATATCTTGTTGATGTCTGCAACAGAACCAGCCATAGAGTAGACAGACTCGAAAGCGATCAACTTTGGAGTAGACTTTGGATACATCTGTAGCATCTCCTCCAGCTGAGCCAAGTCGTTGTGTCTGAAGATGTGCTTAGGTCTGTTGGCGTGCTTAATACCAACGATCATGGAGGCATGGTTTAGTTCATCGGAGAAGATCACCAAGTCCTTCACCTTTTGACCCAATAGAGAGATGACGGCATCGTTGGCAACATAACAAGAGGAGAACACTAGAGCACCTTCCTTCTTGTGCAAGGCCGCTAGCTCAGCCTCCAGTCTCATGGTTGGAATGTTGTGGCCGGCAATGTTTCTGGTACCACCTGCACCAGCACCGTACTTGTCGATGGTCTTGCGCATAGCGTCCAAGACTTGGGGGTTCTTAGACAAAGCCAAGTAATCGTTGGAACACCACACAGTGACTTTATCGTCCTCTAACTGACGGTGAGCCAAGGGGAACTCCTTCGCAAGCCTGTTGATGTTATTGAAGTACCTGTACGACTTATCCAGTCTCTTCTTGGCCAACTCGCTCTCGAAGTGGCCTTCAAAGTCAAAGGGCGTCTCCTGGGTACCATGGGCAGCAACTGTAGAAGTGGCAGCGGCAGTGTTAGCGTTGGCAGTGGCAGTAGATGCTAGTCTCACTGACCTCGAAGAAACAATGCTATATGGGTACGAGAACGATGGCCTCACCTTCAACACAGGACGGAACATCGCAAAACAGAACAAGTTAATACAGCGCTTTTGTATGTGCTATACTCTCCTCAGACCACAGACAAAGGaacagctcatcgcaatcTACTTTttatacaattttttttttcagtcAAGCCCATTagaataatttttcaaccTTCCTGTCATTagaaaagtgaaaaattcttAGTCAGAGCCCAAACATGAAGCAACGACAAACATCGCAAACAGCAACGGAGGATCGGGATTGGACTTACGAGGTCCAGAACAAGGTACTCTGTCTAAGTTGAACGAAAGAAGGCAATCATCTGAGTTGTCACTTGCATTGAATTAGTTTAAGCTTTTTTTCCCCGTGACTACGAAACGAGTTAACTTCTATTTTAGAATCTTGCAACATTGTTAACAGATATCACTGATTGTAACTGTAAGAGAGGTATAAAGGCAGTTGAGTTCTTCCCCCTCACACACTTCCGTTTTTATTGCAGCTTAGTAGTGGCGACAGATACAAATTGCTGAATGTCGTTGAGTGTATTAGTCTATGGAGATGATCCATTTGACTTGTTCCTGGCATGGAGGTTCTCGCTAGCGAAGAGCATTGAGCTCTGTGTCGTTGGTAGCAAGTACTCCCAGGATGTTACGGTGCGGACCAGGCAG containing:
- the HEM1 gene encoding 5-aminolevulinate synthase (CAGL0B02607g~5-aminolevulinate synthase), with product MFRPVLKVRPSFSYPYSIVSSRSVRLASTATANANTAAATSTVAAHGTQETPFDFEGHFESELAKKRLDKSYRYFNNINRLAKEFPLAHRQLEDDKVTVWCSNDYLALSKNPQVLDAMRKTIDKYGAGAGGTRNIAGHNIPTMRLEAELAALHKKEGALVFSSCYVANDAVISLLGQKVKDLVIFSDELNHASMIVGIKHANRPKHIFRHNDLAQLEEMLQMYPKSTPKLIAFESVYSMAGSVADINKICDLAEKYGALTFLDEVHAVGLYGPHGAGVAEHCDFEAHRVAGIATPPQGDNGRLRTVMDRVDMITGTLGKSFGTVGGYVAASSKLIDWVRSYAPGFIFTTTLPPAVMAGAAEAIRFQRSHLNLRQDQQRHTAYVKKGLHDLGIPVIPNPSHIVPVLIGNPDLAKQASDILMEKHRIYVQAINFPTVSRGTERLRITPTPGHTNDLSDILIAAVDDVFNELQLPRIRDWEMQGGLLGVGDKNFVPEPNLWTEEQLSFSNEDLNSNVFEPVIDQLEVSSGVKL